Within the Candidatus Methylacidiphilales bacterium genome, the region ATCGCACTTCTACTCCTCCCTCTCACCTCACCAGCCCAAGAAAAAATCTACATCGAATCCCTCTCAAGCCCTGGCCTCTTCTGGACTGTCGACCAAGACCGCGACTCCGCCGTATACCTCACTGCCATCGAAGCCATCCACGACCCCACCACCGCAACTTTCCTAAAAAAACCCAACATCTCCCGCCTCCTCGCCCCCCGCCCCATGCAGCTCATCCTCAGCCTCCTCCCCCCCAACACCATCATCTCCTTCGAATCCGCATCCCGCCCCAACCACTTCCTCCGCCACTTCTCCGGTCGCCTTCGCCTCGACCCCTACGCCGAAAACGACCTCTACGCCGGCGATGCCTCCTTCAAAATTCGCCCCGCACTCGATCCCTCCGCAAACGCCTTTTCCTTTGAATCAGTAAACTTACCCCGCAGCTTCCTCAAACAAGACAAAGACAACGGCATCATCCTCGCCCCCTACGACCCCTTCGACCCCGAGATCGACCGCACTCTCTACTCCTTCC harbors:
- a CDS encoding AbfB domain-containing protein; translated protein: MPLLTALAHTIALLLLPLTSPAQEKIYIESLSSPGLFWTVDQDRDSAVYLTAIEAIHDPTTATFLKKPNISRLLAPRPMQLILSLLPPNTIISFESASRPNHFLRHFSGRLRLDPYAENDLYAGDASFKIRPALDPSANAFSFESVNLPRSFLKQDKDNGIILAPYDPFDPEIDRTLYSFLIHTSLPSSPTTAPQTHDIPPVNNTPPAQ